In Pseudoxanthomonas sp. SE1, the genomic stretch TGACGCTGGCGGCCTCGCTGGAGCTGGGTGAGCGCTTCTCCGTCGGTGCCGGCCTGGTCTATGAGCACGCCGACGTCACGCTGTCCAATGCGGTCGACTTCGGCACCGTCATCTGCGGCCAGAACCCGACCGCCTGCCTCACGCCGGGCTCGCCCTATGGTCCGCAGCGCAACGACGGCATCGCCCACATCAACGGGACCGACAACGGCTTCGGCTGGATCGTTGGCGTGAACTGGCGCCCGACCGACAAGCTGTCGCTGGGTTATTCGCACCGTTCCGAGATCGACCACGAGCTGGAAGGCGAAGGCGACTTCACCGTGCCGCCGGCCGTGCGCACCGCGTTCGACGCCAACCCGCTGACCCGTCCGCTGTTCCTGGACGGCGGCGCGCTGGCCAAGCTGACCACGCCAGCCGTGGACACCTTCAGTGCGACCTACTACGCCACCGACCGCTTCACCGTCATGGCCGAAGCCAGCCGCACCGACTGGACCTCGCTGCAGGAAATCCGCATCGAGTTCGACAACCCCGGCCAGCCGGATTCGGCCGAGGAGTACAACTGGGGCGACAACTGGTTCTACTCGATCGGCGGCGAATACAAGTTCAGCGATGCGTTCACCTTCCGCGCCGGCGTGGCGCGCGACGACTCCCCGGTGAGCCGTCCGTACCGTACCCCGCGCCTGCCCGACCAGGACCGCATGTGGTATTCGCTGGGCCTGACCTGGGCGCTGTCGGAGCACCTGGAACTCAACGCCAGCTACGTGAAGATCGACATCGTCGACACGCCCGAAATCGACCTGACCACCAGCACCCGCGCGCGCCTGGTCGGCGAGTTCGACGGCGGCGCCGACCTGTACGGCGTGTCGATGCAATACAAGTTCTGATCGCCCCGCGCATCGGAACCACGAAAAACCCCGCCTCGGCGGGGTTTTTTGTTGTCGGCGCTCTTGCAGGAGGGCTTCAGCCCCGAGGCTTCTGCGCGAACGGCATCGGGGCTGAAGCCCCTCCTGCCCTGTTCGGTCAATACGGCAGGCCGGCGACCGGCAGTTCGATCGACCACAGGCTGGCGGCGCCGGTCAGGAACAGGGTACGCCGGTCATTGCCGCCGAACGCGGCATTGGTGATGTTGGCGTCCACGTGGATCGTGGCCAGCACGTCACCCGCAGGGGAAAACACGCGTACGCGCTGCTGGCCGTGTTCGGTGACGTAGATGTTGCCCAGGCAATCCAGCGTCAGGCCGTCACCGCCTGTGATGCGCGCCAGGTCGCGGCTTGCGCCGGGCACGCCTTCGCGCAACGGATAGGTGCGCAATACATCGCCATCGCCGGTTCCACCCGCCACGTACAACGTGTCGCCATCCGGCGACAGGGCGATCCCATTGGGATTGCGCAGGCTGTCGTCGACCACCGTAGTCACGCCTTCATGGTGGCGATACACGCGGGTGAGGGGCTGGCCGCCGGGCGCGGCCTTGCGCTGGTAGTCGGGATCGGTGAAGTAGAGGCTGCCGTCGGTGCCCATCACCAGGTCGTTGGGGGAATTGAACGGCAGGCCGTCGAACGTCGACACCAGGGGCATGCGCGTGCCGTCTTCCAGTCTCACGCGCGCGATCTGCTTGCGGTCGTGGGTGGCGGCGAGCAGATGGCCGTCCAGGTCCAGCGTCAGCCCGTTGCTGCCACTGTCTTCCACCACGGTCTCCCAGCGATCCGGCGGGGTGAAGCGGCGAATGCGCGACGGAAACGTCCCGCTGTGCACGAAGTCCGACAGGTACAGCGCACCATCGCGCCACACCGGGCCTTCGTAGAGGCGATCTTCGCTGTCGTCCACGCGCGCAGCAGACACTCGTGTGGCCGTGAGGTCGCCGGTGGGCGCACGCCCGGAATCGGCCGGGCAGACGGAGGCATGGGCCGATGCGTGGGCCAGCGGAGCAGCGAAGCTGGCAAGCAGGGCAAGGGCAAGGCGGCGGCAACGCGGCATGGCGGTCCTCGGGTCAGGCGGGCAGCCAGCGTACCTCGATCCGGTTGCGGCCTTTGTGCTTGGCTGCGTAGAGCGCCTCGTCCGCGAGCCGCATCAGGGTGTCGTAGGGCGCGTTGCGGTCGGCGGCGAAGGAAACACCCAGGCTGACGGTGACGTGGATTCCCGCACCGGACGGAGCGAACTCCAGCCCCATCACCTGCTGCCGGATGCGTTCCGCCAGGGCCTGCGCGGTCTCGGCCTGCGTGTCGCGCAGGACCAGCATGAACTCCTCTCCGCCCAGGCGTGCGAACAGGTCGTCGCCGCGGATGCAGCCGCGCACCACGTCGGAGAACCGTTGCAGCACCAGGTCGCCGGCTTCATGGCCATGGTCGTCGTTGACGGCCTTGAAGTGGTCCAGGTCCAGCGCGATCACGGCCAGGCCGTGTTCGGCGCCCTGCCGTCCGCCGCGGGCCTGCAGTTCGTTGTCCAGGCCGCGACGGTTGAGTGCGCCGGTGAGCGGATCGAACAGCGCGCTGCGCCGCAGTGGCTCCGCGGCGCGGAAGCTGGCCAGCATCAGCATGCAGAAATTGAGCAGGAACCAGATCGACAGGTCCAGGTTCACCCACATCGGGTTGGGGCCATAGCGGCCGCTCAGGGCCGCCAGCAGGTCGCCACCGTACAGCCACAGCAGCACCAGGCAGCCCACGATCATCAGGCGTGCCGGAACGTGGTCCGGTGCACTGCGCAGCGCCAACAGGTGGCGCAGCATCACCAGCAGCACGATCACTTCGGTCGCGCTCATAGCCGCGCCCTGCGCATCCACGCCGCCGCCCAGGACCACGCCGACCAGCGAGAAAGCGAGGCACAGCGGCAACAGCGCGCGTTCCCACAACGCCAGCGCGCGCTGCTGCACGAACTGGATGATCGACCACGCCAGCCCCACCAGGCCGGCGCATGCCAACAGGCCCCCTGCGCCGGCAATGCCGGCGGCAAGCGATTCATCGCCTGCCCGCACCAGTGTCTGTGCCGTGCCGTCCAGCATCGCCGCGCCCAGCGAGTACAGGAAATGCGCGACGCCCCACGTTGCAATGCCACGGACGCCCCGCGATACCTTGCCCACGTAGAAGAACAGCGCCAGCAACACGGCGGCGAGCGCGCAGTCGCTGAGCAGCAGGTTGTAGAAATCGGTCGTCATGCGTCGTCGTCGCCCTGCTGGCGCTGGAGCTCCCTGTCGATGCCAGAACGCAGAATAAGGCGCAATCCGGCATGGGAGCGATACGGGGGCCGCGCAACCGCCGAGGCAGTTCAGCGACGGCAACCGCGGAGCCCGCAGGATCGCCGCGTGCAGCGGGCGTCGTCAGTGCCGTGGGTCATGCCCAACGAAAAGCCCCGCCGGAGCGGGGCTGTGCGTGCGACGCCGAGGGCTGCCGATGCGCGGCAGCACCCGGATTCAGTCGCCGAGTGTCAGCAGCGAGGCGTTGCCACCGGCGGCCGTCGTGTTGACGGTGACCGTCTTTTCGGTGGCGAAACGCGGAAGGTAATGCGGGCCGCCAGCCTTGGGTCCGGTGCCGGACAGCCCCTGGCCGCCGAATGGCTGCACGCCGACGACCGCACCGATCTGGTTGCGGTTGACGTAGACGTTGCCCACCTTCACCCGTGCGGCGATGCGGTCGATGGTCTCGTCGATGCGGGAATGCACGCCCAGCGTCAGGCCGTAACCGGTGGCGTTGATCGCGTCGATGACCTTGTCCAGGTCATCGGCCTTCCAGCGTACGACGTGCAGCGCCGGTCCGAAGATTTCCTTGTGCAACTGGTCGAGCGACTTCAGTTCCCACGCACGCGGCGCGAAGAACGTGCCGTGCGCGGTGTCCTCGCCTGCGTTGGCCTGCTTGATGAGGCGCGCCTCGTTCGCCATGCGGGTCGCGTGATCGTCGAGGATCTTCAGCGCATCGGCATCGATCACCGGACCGACGTCGGTCGACAGCAGGCCCGGGTCGCCGATCTTCAGTTCGTCCATCGCGCCGGCCAGCATCGTCATCACCTTGTCGGCGATGTCGTCCTGCACGAACAGCACACGCGCCGCCGAGCAGCGCTGGCCCGCCGAGGTGAACGCGGAACCCATCGCGTCCTTCACCAGCTGCTCCGGCAGCGCGGACGAGTCGGCGATGAAGGCGTTCTGGCCGCCGGTCTCGGCGATCAGCGTCGCGATCGGGCCGCTCTCGCGGCCGGCGAGCGCGCGGTTGATCGCGCGCGCGGTCTCGGTGGAGCCGGTGAAGGCCACGCCGGCCACGCGGGGATCCTTCGTCAGCGCCGCGCCGACAGTGGCGCCGTCGCCGGGCAGGAACTGCAGCACGGCTTCGGGAATGCCGGCTTCGTGCAGCAGTTTCACCGCGGCGTGGCCGATCAGGTTGGTCTGTTCGGCCGGCTTGGCGATCACGCTGTTGCCGGCGGCCAGCGCGGCGCTGACCTGGCCCAGGAAGATCGCCAGCGGGAAATTCCACGGGCTGATGCAGACGAACACGCCACGGCCCTGCAGCTGCAGCTGGTTGGATTCGCCGGTCGGGCCGGGCAGCTGTTCGGGCGCGCCGAACTGCGCGCGCGCCTGCGCGGCGTAGTAGCGCAGGAAGTCGACCGCTTCGCGCACTTCGGCCACGCTGTCGGGGATGGTCTTGCCCGCTTCCTTCACGCACAGCGCGATGTAGTCGGGCAGGCGCTGTTCCAGCAGGTTCGCGGCGTGCTCGAGGATGGCGGCGCGGCTGGCGGCCGGCGTGCGGTCCCAGGC encodes the following:
- a CDS encoding outer membrane protein transport protein encodes the protein MEFAKNITRVSALALGIAGVLAYGDVHAAAFQLKENSVKAQGRAMAGAASAKGDASVVVNNPAVMSTFTERTLQADVTAIDLSYEFSGSGTAATGTPFQQPLTGGNGGDAGDVAAVPAASFVLPLSGDFEYVTLGMMISAPFGLKTDYDAGWVGRYHALESDVKIIDLTLAASLELGERFSVGAGLVYEHADVTLSNAVDFGTVICGQNPTACLTPGSPYGPQRNDGIAHINGTDNGFGWIVGVNWRPTDKLSLGYSHRSEIDHELEGEGDFTVPPAVRTAFDANPLTRPLFLDGGALAKLTTPAVDTFSATYYATDRFTVMAEASRTDWTSLQEIRIEFDNPGQPDSAEEYNWGDNWFYSIGGEYKFSDAFTFRAGVARDDSPVSRPYRTPRLPDQDRMWYSLGLTWALSEHLELNASYVKIDIVDTPEIDLTTSTRARLVGEFDGGADLYGVSMQYKF
- a CDS encoding GGDEF domain-containing protein translates to MTTDFYNLLLSDCALAAVLLALFFYVGKVSRGVRGIATWGVAHFLYSLGAAMLDGTAQTLVRAGDESLAAGIAGAGGLLACAGLVGLAWSIIQFVQQRALALWERALLPLCLAFSLVGVVLGGGVDAQGAAMSATEVIVLLVMLRHLLALRSAPDHVPARLMIVGCLVLLWLYGGDLLAALSGRYGPNPMWVNLDLSIWFLLNFCMLMLASFRAAEPLRRSALFDPLTGALNRRGLDNELQARGGRQGAEHGLAVIALDLDHFKAVNDDHGHEAGDLVLQRFSDVVRGCIRGDDLFARLGGEEFMLVLRDTQAETAQALAERIRQQVMGLEFAPSGAGIHVTVSLGVSFAADRNAPYDTLMRLADEALYAAKHKGRNRIEVRWLPA
- a CDS encoding SMP-30/gluconolactonase/LRE family protein, yielding MPRCRRLALALLASFAAPLAHASAHASVCPADSGRAPTGDLTATRVSAARVDDSEDRLYEGPVWRDGALYLSDFVHSGTFPSRIRRFTPPDRWETVVEDSGSNGLTLDLDGHLLAATHDRKQIARVRLEDGTRMPLVSTFDGLPFNSPNDLVMGTDGSLYFTDPDYQRKAAPGGQPLTRVYRHHEGVTTVVDDSLRNPNGIALSPDGDTLYVAGGTGDGDVLRTYPLREGVPGASRDLARITGGDGLTLDCLGNIYVTEHGQQRVRVFSPAGDVLATIHVDANITNAAFGGNDRRTLFLTGAASLWSIELPVAGLPY